One Apostichopus japonicus isolate 1M-3 chromosome 14, ASM3797524v1, whole genome shotgun sequence genomic window carries:
- the LOC139979795 gene encoding uncharacterized protein isoform X1 — MKSAKRTIVSTSVIKSEGEMTKSNLDQYRSPSMWEKLEKWKTEKKMRQTSIKASTKKPFKAGSTSMQQNKGKVPSKASEKMKLLVESNLKTSWSYNTSPRHLNYRKTLASARRTPQQTDKRMNGKENRKSVRKSTNRRETLTLSTGKVKMDSRSKRDSKIVSQEVSKNDTSNARRETLTLSTGKKLNTQHEKQERDLKDEDEENDLRRELQVQRRAAKKRSANTLGGEQSGKKMNSVAERKDRRMTRERPWRQSKVTNGGLGEERKLRAESHKWLHKTSLTKPSVHERPSTSQEGTQESIREMTTSSFLCREKLEQWLIAKGKTPKRAAKFMKTPKVTTRSRMSLEEDEEATSLDNVLTVDEAMDACKNLLNEGCPAEYLFDWLTNIETKLPYLSDMESFLECRKTVQEAFNGQSIDEIIPEAIMDETKEVSIETVPGPPATPTPRKPRRSCYQLLSPLGEHEESSAVKYQVRDATPYFKRIQQALGRTSDTPSTMIITPVRRSVRLSKRKSVSFASRERGEVDMCVSNLREIEDLPLEEPVQLVLRSNRALEEEFDLNDEEMSI, encoded by the exons ATGAAGTCTGCAAAGAGAACTATTGTTTCAACATCTGTTATCAAGTCAGAGGGAGAAATGACAAAGTCAAATTTAGACCAGTATAGGTCTCCATCCATGTG GGAGAAACTAGAGAAATGGAAGACAGAGAAGAAAATGAGGCAGACCTCAATAAAAGCTTCCACGAAGAAACCATTTAAAGCTGGATCCACTTCAATGCAACAAAATAAAGGCAAAGTTCCTTCCAAAGCCAGCGAGAAGATGAAATTACTGGTTGAGTCGAATCTCAAGACTAGCTGGAGTTACAACACATCACCGAGACATCTGAACTACAGGAAGACTTTAGCTTCTGCCAGGAGAACTCCCCAACAGACTGACAAGAGAATGAATGGAAAAGAGAATCGTAAATCTGTGAGGAAGAGTACAAATCGAAGAGAAACACTGACCCTGTCCACTGGTAAAGTAAAGATGGACTCTAGATCTAAAAGGGACTCCAAAATTGTTTCTCAAGAAGTAAGCAAAAATGATACCAGCAATGCTAGAAGAGAAACATTGACCCTGTCAACTGGAAAGAAGCTAAACACTCAACATGAGAAACAAGAGAGAGACTTGAAAGATGAGGATGAGGAAAATGACTTGAGACGGGAATTGCAGGTGCAGAGGAGAGCTGCTAAGAAGAGATCTGCTAACACTTTAGGAGGAGAGCAAAGTGGAAAGAAGATGAACTCAGTTGCAGAGAGGAAGGACAGGAGGATGACGAGAGAAAGACCCTGGAGACAGTCAAAGGTAACAAATGGAGGCCTTGGAGAGGAAAGAAAATTGAGAGCTGAGAGCCATAAATGGTTACACAAGACTAGTCTTACTAAACCAAGTGTTCACGAAAGACCTTCTACTTCTCAGGAAGGAACACAGGAAAGCATAAG GGAGATGACCACCTCTTCTTTCCTTTGCAGAGAAAAACTTGAACAATGGTTGATAGCTAAAGGAAAAACTCCTAAGAGGGCAGCTAAATTTATGAAAACTCCCAAAGTGACTACCAGATCAAGGATGAGCCTGGAGGAAGATGAAGAAGCAACATCTCTTGACAATGTACTAACAGTTGATGAAGCTATGGATGCCTGCAAGAACCTTCTCAATGAG gGTTGTCCAGCAGAATATCTATTTGATTGGCTAACAAATATAGAGACTAAACTACCCTACTTGAGTGATATGGAATCCTTTCTGGAATGTAGGAAAACAGTACAAGAAGCCTTCAATGGACAAAGCATTGATGAAATAATTCCAGAG GCTATTATGGATGAGACAAAAGAGGTTTCCATAGAAACTGTTCCAGGACCTCCAGCTACACCCACTCCACGTAAACCTCGAAGATCCTGCTATCAATTGCTAAGTCCTTTGGGAGAACATGAAGAATCGTCAGCAGTGAAGTACCAAGTCAGAGATGCTACACCATACTTTAAAAG GATCCAGCAGGCACTGGGACGTACATCAGACACCCCCTCAACGATGATTATCACTCCAGTAAGAAGATCTGTCCGCCTCTCCAAACGAAAATCGGTCAGCTTCGCATCACGGGAGCGAGGTGAGGTTGACATGTGCGTCAGCAATCTGAGAGAAATTGAAGATTTGCCTCTGGAAGAACCGGTGCAGCTTGTTCTGAGATCAAACAGAGCATTAGAGGAAGAATTTGATCTTAATGATGAAGAGATGTCAATCTGA
- the LOC139979795 gene encoding uncharacterized protein isoform X2 has product MKSAKRTIVSTSVIKSEGEMTKSNLDQYRSPSMWEKLEKWKTEKKMRQTSIKASTKKPFKAGSTSMQQNKGKVPSKASEKMKLLVESNLKTSWSYNTSPRHLNYRKTLASARRTPQQTDKRMNGKENRKSVRKSTNRRETLTLSTGKVKMDSRSKRDSKIVSQEVSKNDTSNARRETLTLSTGKKLNTQHEKQERDLKDEDEENDLRRELQVQRRAAKKRSANTLGGEQSGKKMNSVAERKDRRMTRERPWRQSKVTNGGLGEERKLRAESHKWLHKTSLTKPSVHERPSTSQEGTQESIREKLEQWLIAKGKTPKRAAKFMKTPKVTTRSRMSLEEDEEATSLDNVLTVDEAMDACKNLLNEGCPAEYLFDWLTNIETKLPYLSDMESFLECRKTVQEAFNGQSIDEIIPEAIMDETKEVSIETVPGPPATPTPRKPRRSCYQLLSPLGEHEESSAVKYQVRDATPYFKRIQQALGRTSDTPSTMIITPVRRSVRLSKRKSVSFASRERGEVDMCVSNLREIEDLPLEEPVQLVLRSNRALEEEFDLNDEEMSI; this is encoded by the exons ATGAAGTCTGCAAAGAGAACTATTGTTTCAACATCTGTTATCAAGTCAGAGGGAGAAATGACAAAGTCAAATTTAGACCAGTATAGGTCTCCATCCATGTG GGAGAAACTAGAGAAATGGAAGACAGAGAAGAAAATGAGGCAGACCTCAATAAAAGCTTCCACGAAGAAACCATTTAAAGCTGGATCCACTTCAATGCAACAAAATAAAGGCAAAGTTCCTTCCAAAGCCAGCGAGAAGATGAAATTACTGGTTGAGTCGAATCTCAAGACTAGCTGGAGTTACAACACATCACCGAGACATCTGAACTACAGGAAGACTTTAGCTTCTGCCAGGAGAACTCCCCAACAGACTGACAAGAGAATGAATGGAAAAGAGAATCGTAAATCTGTGAGGAAGAGTACAAATCGAAGAGAAACACTGACCCTGTCCACTGGTAAAGTAAAGATGGACTCTAGATCTAAAAGGGACTCCAAAATTGTTTCTCAAGAAGTAAGCAAAAATGATACCAGCAATGCTAGAAGAGAAACATTGACCCTGTCAACTGGAAAGAAGCTAAACACTCAACATGAGAAACAAGAGAGAGACTTGAAAGATGAGGATGAGGAAAATGACTTGAGACGGGAATTGCAGGTGCAGAGGAGAGCTGCTAAGAAGAGATCTGCTAACACTTTAGGAGGAGAGCAAAGTGGAAAGAAGATGAACTCAGTTGCAGAGAGGAAGGACAGGAGGATGACGAGAGAAAGACCCTGGAGACAGTCAAAGGTAACAAATGGAGGCCTTGGAGAGGAAAGAAAATTGAGAGCTGAGAGCCATAAATGGTTACACAAGACTAGTCTTACTAAACCAAGTGTTCACGAAAGACCTTCTACTTCTCAGGAAGGAACACAGGAAAGCATAAG AGAAAAACTTGAACAATGGTTGATAGCTAAAGGAAAAACTCCTAAGAGGGCAGCTAAATTTATGAAAACTCCCAAAGTGACTACCAGATCAAGGATGAGCCTGGAGGAAGATGAAGAAGCAACATCTCTTGACAATGTACTAACAGTTGATGAAGCTATGGATGCCTGCAAGAACCTTCTCAATGAG gGTTGTCCAGCAGAATATCTATTTGATTGGCTAACAAATATAGAGACTAAACTACCCTACTTGAGTGATATGGAATCCTTTCTGGAATGTAGGAAAACAGTACAAGAAGCCTTCAATGGACAAAGCATTGATGAAATAATTCCAGAG GCTATTATGGATGAGACAAAAGAGGTTTCCATAGAAACTGTTCCAGGACCTCCAGCTACACCCACTCCACGTAAACCTCGAAGATCCTGCTATCAATTGCTAAGTCCTTTGGGAGAACATGAAGAATCGTCAGCAGTGAAGTACCAAGTCAGAGATGCTACACCATACTTTAAAAG GATCCAGCAGGCACTGGGACGTACATCAGACACCCCCTCAACGATGATTATCACTCCAGTAAGAAGATCTGTCCGCCTCTCCAAACGAAAATCGGTCAGCTTCGCATCACGGGAGCGAGGTGAGGTTGACATGTGCGTCAGCAATCTGAGAGAAATTGAAGATTTGCCTCTGGAAGAACCGGTGCAGCTTGTTCTGAGATCAAACAGAGCATTAGAGGAAGAATTTGATCTTAATGATGAAGAGATGTCAATCTGA
- the LOC139979794 gene encoding uncharacterized protein, protein MKQIKESDSYSINLACGHEIPIVSAACEEPTDITEKILSDVKKRMPVVEGYLKGRKVSVLRDSGCSGVIVRRDLISNDQLTCVDQLCVLIDGTVRKIPEAIVAVDTPFFTGSLKALCMKRPVYDLIIGNVPGVRGPENPDPDWSVKEVPSEQCEPHNVEETASVEIGTSVESRDEPEVAADQMIPSDDVGDDSDIGGAVETRAQKQKRNENLKPLKTANVPMDDVTPEQLRQAQKEDSTLKNCPKHVGNPRPLKGKEGISEFILRNDILYRKVSGNDKPSDQLVVPEKFRNQVMKLAHDSIMAGHLGIAKTTDKVQSQFYWPGVGSDVMRYCKSCDICQRTCDKGRVTKVPLGHMPLIDTPFKRVAVDIVGPISPTSKHGNRYILTLVDYATRFAEAVPLRNIDTERVAEALVDIFSRVGVPSEILTDRGSQFTSDVMKEVSQLLSLRQLTTTPYHPICNGLVEKFNGTLKRMLKRMCEERPSDWDRYIGPLLFAYREAPQASTGFAPFELLYGRTVRGSMAILKEMWTSEVDNPETRSTYQYVLDLRERLEETCALARSELQESSERYKKYYNRKAKSRKFKPGDLVLILLPTDQNKLLMQWKGPFTVLSEIGESSYSIDVNGKSKSFHANLLKEYISRNKSNVVGTTVISMSEDEEQESCFELPALQTNQSESASDVVVNDELGVGQSHEVKRVLSKFTDVLTDVPGKTDVLKCDIKLTTDKPIKAKPYPVPLSMRDSLQEEVRKMIDMGVIEPSNSPYSSPVVLVPKPDGTKRFCVDYRKLNKVTTYEAEPMQTMTEIFSELSNDKYFSRIDNEGILAG, encoded by the coding sequence ATGAAACAAATCAAGGAAAGTGACAGCTATTCAATTAATTTAGCGTGTGGTCACGAGATCCCAATAGTCAGTGCGGCGTGTGAGGAGCCTACCGACATTACTGAGAAAATTTTGTCAGATGTTAAGAAGCGCATGCCGGTGGTTGAGGGCTATCTTAAAGGGAGGAAGGTGTCAGTGTTACGCGATAGCGGGTGTTCTGGTGTCATCGTTAGGAGAGATTTGATCTCCAATGATCAGTTGACCTGTGTAGATCAACTGTGTGTACTGATTGACGGTACAGTGAGGAAGATTCCAGAAGCTATCGTGGCGGTGGACACGCCCTTTTTCACAGGATCCCTCAAGGCTCTCTGTATGAAGAGGCCAGTGTATGACTTAATAATTGGGAATGTTCCTGGTGTTCGAGGTCCTGAGAATCCCGACCCAGATTGGAGTGTAAAAGAAGTTCCAAGTGAGCAGTGTGAACCTCACAATGTGGAAGAAACAGCTAGTGTTGAAATAGGAACCAGTGTTGAGTCACGTGATGAACCGGAAGTCGCTGCGGATCAAATGATTCCAAGTGATGACGTAGGCGATGACTCAGATATTGGAGGTGCCGTAGAGACACGTGCACAAAAGCAAAAACgaaatgaaaatctgaaacccCTAAAAACGGCTAATGTTCCTATGGATGACGTAACACCTGAGCAATTGAGACAAGCTCAGAAGGAGGATTCAACCCTCAAAAATTGCCCCAAGCATGTTGGGAATCCCAGACCACTGAAAGGTAAAGAGGGGATCTCCGAATTCATTTTAAGGAATGATATTCTATATCGCAAAGTTTCGGGGAATGACAAGCCTAGTGACCAATTGGTTGTACCCGAAAAGTTCAGAAATCAAGTGATGAAACTGGCTCATGACAGTATTATGGCGGGTCACCTAGGGATAGCCAAGACAACTGACAAAGTTCAGTCTCAGTTCTACTGGCCAGGTGTAGGATCCGACGTAATGCGTTATTGCAAGTCATGCGATATTTGCCAGAGAACATGTGATAAGGGAAGGGTCACTAAGGTCCCATTGGGTCACATGCCCTTGATTGACACACCATTCAAGAGGGTGGCGGTAGACATTGTCGGACCGATCAGTCCTACTTCCAAGCATGGGAATCGGTATATCCTAACACTTGTCGATTATGCAACGAGGTTTGCCGAGGCAGTTCCATTGCGTAACATAGATACTGAGAGAGTGGCAGAAGCTTTGGTGGACATATTTTCAAGAGTGGGAGTCCCATCTGAGATCCTGACTGACAGGGGGTCACAGTTTACCTCAGATGTGATGAAGGAGGTGAGTCAATTACTGTCACTGCGACAACTCACCACTACCCCCTACCACCCGATCTGCAACGGTCTAGTTGAGAAATTCAATGGTACCTTGAAGAGAATGCTAAAGCGCATGTGTGAGGAGAGACCGTCAGACTGGGACCGCTATATAGGACCACTACTATTTGCGTATAGGGAGGCTCCGCAAGCCAGCACAGGTTTCGCACCGTTCGAGTTACTCTATGGTAGGACAGTGAGAGGTTCTATGGCCATTTTGAAGGAGATGTGGACATCTGAAGTGGACAACCCTGAAACTAGGTCAACATATCAGTATGTCCTAGATTTGAGAGAACGGCTAGAGGAGACTTGCGCTCTGGCTAGATCAGAGTTACAGGAATCGTCAGAGAGGTACAAGAAGTACTATAACCGGAAGGCTAAAAGTCGCAAGTTCAAACCAGGTGATTTGGTGTTGATACTCTTGCCTACTGATCAAAACAAGCTGTTGATGCAGTGGAAGGGGCCATTCACCGTATTGAGTGAAATTGGCGAATCGAGCTATTCAATCGATGTCAATGGGAAGTCGAAAAGTTTTCATGCAAACCTGCTGAAAGAGTACATAAGTAGGAACAAGTCAAATGTGGTTGGGACTACAGTCATTTCAATGTCTGAGGATGAGGAGCAGGAAAGTTGTTTCGAACTGCCTGCGCTGCAGACTAATCAGAGTGAATCGGCATCTGATGTTGTCGTAAATGACGAATTAGGTGTAGGCCAATCACACGAGGTTAAACGAGTGTTATCCAAGTTCACTGATGTCCTGACTGATGTACCTGGCAAAACCGATGTTCTCAAATGTGACATCAAGTTAACTACTGATAAACCAATCAAAGCAAAGCCTTACCCAGTACCACTCTCGATGCGAGATTCGTTACAAGAGGAAGTCaggaaaatgattgacatggGAGTCATTGAACCTTCAAACTCACCTTATAGTTCACCTGTGGTGTTGGTACCTAAACCTGATGGTACGAAGAGATTCTGCGTGGATTATAGGAAGCTCAATAAAGTAACCACGTATGAAGCTGAACCTATGCAAACCATGACAGAGATATTCTCGGAATTGTCGAATGACAAGTACTTCAGTCGAATCGATAACGAAGGGATATTGGCAGGTTGA